The Candidatus Flexicrinis proximus sequence GTCAGTGCCGCGCGGCAGGCGGCCAATGTCTCCTCGAACAGCCGCAGGTCGGACGGAGCCATGTCGTCATTGTTCGGATTTGCCAGGTAGGGGCTCAAACATGCCGCGGCATGCTGATGTTCGCCAGCGCGAATCAGAGCTGCTCCTACGAGAATCATCCACAAGCTGAAGCTTTGGCCGCCCTGCTGGTCGAGGTAAGGGATTCCCTCCCGGAGCCAGCGGCGCGCCTCGTCTGCTTTCCCCCACAGCAGCATGACTTTGCCCAGCAGCATAAATCCGTGGAGGACATGCGACTCAGGCCAGCCCGCGCTGTGCTGTATACCCGTGATCAAGCCCGCGTAGTGATAGGCGGTTTCCCAGTCTCCCCGTTCCAGCGCGACCTGGCACAGCCCGACGTGGGCACCTTCGACGTGCAGGTTGAAACCGATCAGCCGTGCGACTTTCAGGACTTCCGTAAACATGCGCTCGGCTTCGTCGAGATCCCCGAGCATAATCGCATTCCAGCCGCCGCTATTCAAGGGATGGCACAGTATGAAATAATTCTCGGCTCGGGCGCACAGGCGAATCGCCTCGGCGAAATAAGCTTTGGCGGCGTCTCGCTGGCCCAGGGTGGCGGCCCGATTGCCGAGGTTCAGTACGGCAATCGCGGCCGTACTGTCTTCGCCGGATGCTTCTGCAAGCCGGCGGCCTTCCATCCAGAAATATTCACTGTTTTCGTGCTGACCCAGGTCGCCGAGCGCGATGGCATAGCGGACGGTCGCCAGCGCCAGCGGACCCTGCGCGCCCAGGCGTCCCAGCATCTCCATACTGCGTCTGGCCACGTCAGCCATCTGATGAGGTAGGTCGAAGCGCATGTAATACACCGTCTGCCCGATCAGCAGCTTGCCCAGAGTCACGCTGTCGTCTGGTTCGAGCCGGTCAGCCGCAGCTTGAAACGTGTCGAGCAGTTCCCTTAATAGACTGCGCCGATCGTAGTACCAGGTCAGTTCGGTGAATGGGTCGATTTCCTCCGCGATTCCGCGTTCCACCGCCCGCGCAAGCGCCCGCCTGACGTTCTCGAAGTCGGAGTCGAGGATCGCAAAGGCTTCGAGCTGCCTCCCATGCATGATTGCCTCGCCCCATTTCGCCGTCAGCGACGCGTAATAGTCCTGGTGGGCCTGCCGCGCGGCTTCGCCTTCACCTGACTTTTCGAGTTCCCCTTCGGCGTATTGGCGCAGCAGTTCGTGAATGTCGTAACGCCCGGTCTGCGGGCTGCGCCACAGCAGCGCCCTGTCTACCAGGGACGCCAGCGTCGCCACGCTCGCGCCGGTCACCGCCTGCGCCGCCTCGCGCGTGCAGCCGCCGCGGAACACCGATAGCCAGCGGAAGGCGCGCCGCGTGTCCTCGTCCAGCCGCGCCCAGGCCGCCTCAAACACCGCCCGCACGCTGCGCTGCCGCTCCGGCACATCACGCATCGAGGTCTTGAGGAAGTCGGCGCTCCGGCTGATCTCATCGGCGATTTCGCGTACCGACAGCATCCCCGCCCACGCCGCCGCCAGCTCGATCGCCAGCGGCATGCCCTGCGCAACACGACAAATTCGAGCGACGCTTTCCGTATCGTCTGCCGCGAAATGCGGGTTTGCCCGAAGTGCGCTCTCGATGAACAGTTCGACTGCGCCGTAACGCAGCGAATCATCGGCGCCCGCGTCGGGATACCGCAACCCCACCAACGCATAAACCACCTCGCCGGTCAGGTTGAGTCTTTCACGCGATGTGACCAGCATTTTTACCTGCGGCGCGGCCGCCAGCACTTCAGAAACAAGCGGCGCGGCATCCAGGAGATGCTCGAAGTTATCCAGAAGCAGCAGCAGATGTTTGCGGCGCAGGAAATCGGCGATCTGCTGTTCCTGCGCGCGTCCATCCGGCATAAATTGAAAGCCGAGCGCGTCGGCAACTGCCGAGATAACCTGACTGGAGTCGCTCAATCCCGCCAGCGCCGCGAAATACACGCCATCGGCATACTGTCCCTGCACCGATTCCGCGGCCTCCAGTGCCAGCCGTGTCTTGCCCATGCCTCCCGGCGCGAGGACGGTCACCAGCCGCGTGTGCGGATGCGAAAGCAGCCGGCGCAGGTCGTCCAGTTCTTCGCTGCGGCCGATAAACGGTGTTACCGCGGCGGGAAGGTTGTGTTTCGGCTCGGTTTTGGGCGCGTCGGGTGCATCCAGCAGACCGAACTCCGCCGCGCGCTGTAACGCCTCCTTGCGGTTTTCGACGCCGAGTTTGCGGAAGATTTGCCGGTTAAACCACTTGACGGTCGAGCGCGCGACGAACAACCGTTCGCCGATCTCGCGGTCGGACAGCCCCTGCGCGATCAGCGCCAGGACTTCACGCTCGCGTGCGGTCAGAGGTTCATATAGGACTCGCTGCGCCATAGTTACGTCTGCCCAAGCGTAATCCTGTTAGGTAATGAAAGTGTACAACTTTAGACGGCTGTGCTCCAAAACCTGCAGCGTACCGCCCGTTATGACTCGGAATCCGCGACAGTGCGATACAATTTCACGATCCGCAGCATAACGCTGGAGGACTTTCGTGTTGACTCGCTATTTCGCCTTATTGCTTGGAATTGCGTTTGTTCTGGCCGGGGTGGGCGGGTTCGTCCCCGGCGTGACCCAACCCGTCCCGTCCGATGCCCCCGTTCTGAGCATCGGGACGAGTTACGGCCTCCTGCTGGGTCTGTTCCCGATCAACCTCGTCCATAACCTGATCCATTTCGGCTTCGGGGTCTGGGGGCTGGCCGCCTACCGCACAGAAGCCGAATCACGGACGTTCGCGCGCGGCATGGCGATGATCCTGACGGTCTTCACGCTGATGGGTCTGCTGCCGGCCTTAAGTACGGCCTTTGGGCTGCTGCCGCTGTTTGGGCATGATATCTGGCTGCACGGGCTGGAGGCGGTCATCGCGGTCTACCTCGGCTGGTTCTATGTCCCTGCGGTCCGTGTGGCAAAGGCGGCGCGATGAACTCTGACAATTTTCCGATCTCCCGGCTGCTGCGTAGTGTCACCGCCGTCGAATGCCTTGTCCTGCTGATTTCGGGCGGCGGCCTGTTCTTCCTGCCGGACGTCCTCGGCCCCGGGTGGCCGTGGCCGCTGACGCCGTTCAATACGCGCTTCCTGGGCGCGGCGTACCTCGGCTCACTGGTCAGCACCCTGGTGCTGGTCTGGCGTCCGTACTGGTCGCCGGCGCGGGTGGTCGTGCCGATGATTTCCCTGTTCACGCTGGTGGTTTTGGGCGTCTCGCTGACTAATCTCGCCAGATTTACCCAGAATGGGCTTTCCACGATCGGGTGGTTCGTTCTCTATATCGGTATACCGGCCAACGCGCTCTATCACTTGTGGCTCTACCGCGCACAGCCTGCTGTGTCGGGCATTGGACAGCCTCGTCCGCTCAGGTTCCTGCTCACGGTGCAGGTCGCGCTGTTGGGTGTTTACGGCGCCCTGCTGCTGGTTGCTCCGGCCTTCGCCAGCGGGTTCTGGCCGTGGACAATCGACGATTTCCACGCCCGCATGTACAGCGCCGGCTTCCTGACTCCCGCGCTCGGCGCGCTGCTCCTGCTGCGCTCCGGCACGGCACTGGAGTTCCGCGCCCTCGGCCTGACGCAAGCCATCGCCGGCAGTTTCGCGCTGGGTGGGCTGCTCATCGTCAATTCGGCCGTGCAGCGTGTCGACTGGACACTGCCCGGAACATGGGCCTGGATCGCGCTGTTCCTCTATATCGCCGCCAGCGGCGCAGCCATGCTCGGCTACGCGCGTTCGCCCTGAAACCGCGCCAGCAGGGCTGATTGTCTTTCCATCGCCGCCGCGTAAACCGCTGTCCGCGACGGGTCAGGCGTATAGGTTGCCGCCAACTCCGCTTGGTGAGCCTCGCCGGTCTGGAACAGCACGGCACCGCGCAGCGAGGCTTCAGCCGCCCGCGCGGTCTGGATCGGCTGGCCGAGGACATCCGCGAGGATCTGCATCAGCGCCGGCGAACTGCTCACGGCACCCCCGCTGGCCGTGATCGTAAACGTGTCCGGCAGCAGCGGCCTCAACCGCTCCAGGATCCGCGCATAGCCGAAGGCGACCGATTCCAGCCCGGCGCGCAGCACGTCGAGCGGTCTCGTCGCGGCGGTCATGCCGACCAGCGCCGCCGGGATGCGTTCATCCCAGTGTGGTGAGCGCTCCGGCGTCAGGTACGGCAACACTGTCAGGCCGTGGCTGTCGGGCTCCATCTGGCCGAGTTCCGTCTGAAGCAGTTCCGGCGAGTCCAGCCTGAGGGTTTGCGTCAGCCAGTAATACACGCTGCCAACATTGCTCAACGCCCCGCCCACCAGCGAGCGCTGCCGGTCGACCCGGTAGCAGAACAGCCCGTCAGGCACGCTCTCCGGTGCTCCATCGACGATGACGCGCATCGCGCCGCTGGTGCCAAGCGCCAGCGCGACCTGCCAGGGGTGGCGGCAGCCCGCGCCGACGTTGGAAGCGATGCCGTCGCCGATCGGCAGCCGCCACTCGGCCCCGTGCAGCGCGGACCAGCGCCCGGCATACGCGCCGGATAGGCCCGACAGCGCCCCGGCTGTAATTTCCGGCAGCGACTCGCGCGGCAGTTCGAGCGCGTCGAGGGTGGCGCTGTCCCACGTCAGCGTCCGCCGGTCGAGCAGGCCCGTCCACGAGGCATCGCTGATGCTGACCGCGTGACCGCCGAAAATGCGCTGGATCAGCAGGCCGCCCAGTGTGTACCAGCGGCGCACGCGGCCGAAGACCTCCGGCGCGCTTCGCTTGAGCCACAGCAGCCGCAGCGGCCAGTAACTGGGATGAAGGGTGCAGCCGGTGCGTTGATGATAGGCCTCACCATCCAGCCGTGACGCGAGCGCCGGCCTCAGGTCGCTCCCGCGGGCGTCCGACCATGTGTAAAGCGGCGTGACCGGCTCGTCTTGCGCCCCCAGACCCACCAGGCTCGTCACGAAAGTGTCGATCGCCACCAGGACGATATGGACATCGCCGGCCTTCGCCAGCGCCTGGTCGATGCACTCGAACACCAGCCCGCACACGCGGTCAGGGTCAAGCGTCGCGCCGCCATCCGGCGTCCTCTCGAACTGATAGGCGATCTGCGTATAGCTGCCGCGCGCCTCGCCGCCGTACCGGTCGCTGACGACCGCCCGCACGCTCGACGAGCCGACATCGACCGCTAAAATCGACCCGTTCACGACAGCGACACGACCGCGTCCACCAGCACCTCTGGCGCTTCCCAGTTCAGGACATGCCCCTTGCCTTCGACCCACACGTTGCGCGCATTCGGGATCGACTTGCCCAGCACTTCCGAATGCCACTTCGGCGTCGTCTTGTCATTGCTGCCGCAGATCACCACCACTGGCAGGCTGATTTCTCCCAGCCGTGGTGTGAAATCCTCGGCGACCATCGCCTGCAAGATCGGGATCAGCGGCGGCGTGTTCTGCGCCAGCATCACATCGAGCGTCGTGCGGATCAGCGCAGGGGTCGGGTGGTCGCCCATCAGCGAGGTGGCGAACATCGTGCCGTACACCGGGGACTGCATGACGCGCTTGATAATGCCGTACTTGATCAGCGGGATTTGCACACGGTTCTGCGGCGCGTCTTTGGTCACGTTCCCCACCAGCGCGGCGAACAGAATCGCCCCTTTCAGGTGCTTCTTGGCGGCTTCCGGATGATTCAGGAGAAACGCCTGGGTCAGAAAGCCGCCCATCGAATGGCCGACCAGAATCCCGTCTTTCACGTCGAAGTGCGCCAGCACGGCTTCATAGTCAGAGGCCATCTGACGCGAGCCGATGCCATCGCTCCCGATCGTCGTTTTGCCGTGGCCGCGCTGGTCGAACGCGATCAGCCGGTAGCCTTTCGCCAGCAGCATCTTCCAGACGACATTCCATTCCTGCAGCGTAAACATGAATCCGTGGGCAAAAACGACGGTTGGACCGCTGCCGGCTGAAACCGCTCGGATACGCGTGCCATCCGACGCCGTGATAAAGACCTCGTCGCCCTGCGGCTCGGCGCGCAGTTCCGGCAGCGCATAAGTATCGGGCAGGCCGTTTACTTTTTCGGCCAGCGAACGGACGTAAAAATGAACCAATACGGTAACAACAACCAGGACGGCAATACCCCACAACAGCATTGGACACCTGCCTTGGCTTGAGCTGCGGATGCACGGATTGTAACGTGCCGCGCGGCGCACCGGTAAAGCCCGGCCGTTTCAAGGTCCATTCGCGGCGCAGTCCGTTTGACTCGCCCGTCGGGGTGCGTCACAATACGCAGGCTGATACATCCCGACGTTTAGGGAGGGTTTCATGTTTTTGAAAGATCGTTCGACCCGTACCGTGCTGGCGGCCTTGTCCGCGACTGCTGCCGCTATTCTGGGCGTCAACCTGCTCGTCCGGCCTGAGGGACTGGCTGATAGCATGGGGCCGACGTTCGCGCTTCTGCTGGGTATCGCCCTCGTCCTCTGGGCGTGGAACTGGCGCGAATCCTATCTTGAAGTCCATCCGAAGGCCGAAGACGAAGACCACGACGCAGCGGATTCCGCACTGCCAATGGTCGCCGCGCCAGCACCTGCCGCCGTTGTCGCGTCTGCGCCTGTTGCGGCCGCGCCTGTTGCGCCGCCCCCTCACGCCCCTGAGCCCGAGCCAGAGCCGGTCGTCGTCGCGGCCGCGCCTGTGGCGCCGCCCCCTCCCGCCCCTGAACCCGAGCCCGAGCCAGAGCCGGTCGTCGTCGCGTCTGCGCCTGTGGCGCCGCCCCCTCCCGCCCCTGAACCCGAACCGGTCATCGTCGCCGCTGAACCCGAGCCAGAGCCGGTCGTTGTTGCGGCCGCGCCTGCGGCGCCTCCCCCTCCCGCCCCTGAATCCGAACCGGTCGCTGCGTCTGCGCCTGCGTCTGTGGCGCCTCCGGCTGCGCCATCGCTCCCGGATGACTTCACCAAAATCGAGGGCATCGGCAAGTATTACAACGATGCGCTGCACAAGATCGGCTACCAGTCCTT is a genomic window containing:
- a CDS encoding DUF4383 domain-containing protein, whose translation is MLTRYFALLLGIAFVLAGVGGFVPGVTQPVPSDAPVLSIGTSYGLLLGLFPINLVHNLIHFGFGVWGLAAYRTEAESRTFARGMAMILTVFTLMGLLPALSTAFGLLPLFGHDIWLHGLEAVIAVYLGWFYVPAVRVAKAAR
- a CDS encoding alpha/beta hydrolase — its product is MLLWGIAVLVVVTVLVHFYVRSLAEKVNGLPDTYALPELRAEPQGDEVFITASDGTRIRAVSAGSGPTVVFAHGFMFTLQEWNVVWKMLLAKGYRLIAFDQRGHGKTTIGSDGIGSRQMASDYEAVLAHFDVKDGILVGHSMGGFLTQAFLLNHPEAAKKHLKGAILFAALVGNVTKDAPQNRVQIPLIKYGIIKRVMQSPVYGTMFATSLMGDHPTPALIRTTLDVMLAQNTPPLIPILQAMVAEDFTPRLGEISLPVVVICGSNDKTTPKWHSEVLGKSIPNARNVWVEGKGHVLNWEAPEVLVDAVVSLS
- a CDS encoding gluconokinase, with translation MNGSILAVDVGSSSVRAVVSDRYGGEARGSYTQIAYQFERTPDGGATLDPDRVCGLVFECIDQALAKAGDVHIVLVAIDTFVTSLVGLGAQDEPVTPLYTWSDARGSDLRPALASRLDGEAYHQRTGCTLHPSYWPLRLLWLKRSAPEVFGRVRRWYTLGGLLIQRIFGGHAVSISDASWTGLLDRRTLTWDSATLDALELPRESLPEITAGALSGLSGAYAGRWSALHGAEWRLPIGDGIASNVGAGCRHPWQVALALGTSGAMRVIVDGAPESVPDGLFCYRVDRQRSLVGGALSNVGSVYYWLTQTLRLDSPELLQTELGQMEPDSHGLTVLPYLTPERSPHWDERIPAALVGMTAATRPLDVLRAGLESVAFGYARILERLRPLLPDTFTITASGGAVSSSPALMQILADVLGQPIQTARAAEASLRGAVLFQTGEAHQAELAATYTPDPSRTAVYAAAMERQSALLARFQGERA